In one Bacillus rossius redtenbacheri isolate Brsri chromosome 11, Brsri_v3, whole genome shotgun sequence genomic region, the following are encoded:
- the LOC134536647 gene encoding uncharacterized protein LOC134536647 isoform X2, with product MVIGSGMGKATSSQRQMDIINVAQNLYVLIRKGDLKKCDVTQTTAFLLNIAKSTVLKYYKKDIEEVSTPGKKRKKRPQEGKSLDTVDDFTVNAIRNAIYRMYAEGLNVTVDTILKEIRERQIDYYGGRSSLHKLLKKMGFSWTTVDGRKALIENENIVLQRIDFLRKYKEEKERGANFILVDETWIFQRGKALIYLKICSVVQYKVFHFHFIYFSGTVSKSWQDKSLQSAKRRTVGDGQKTADYHGEMNGETFLMWFEDMLVHHEEPSVIIMDNASYHSTQMGEVCGSRGEANSSRLGERSPHRQRHHSSTHHPPRRG from the exons atggtaattggttccgggatggggaaagctacttcttcgcagcgtcagatggacatcattaacgtcgctcagaacttatatgttttaattaggaaaggcgacttgaagaaatgtgacgttacgcagacgaccgcgtttcttctcaacatcgcaaagtcaactgttctcaa gtactacaagaaagacattgaagaagtttcaacaccaggaaaaaagaggaaaaaaaggccacaggaaggaaagtcacttgacacagtcgacgatttcacagtaaatgcaatcaggaatgcaatttacaggatgtacgctgaag gtttgaatgttacagtcgacaccattttgaaagaaatcagggaaagacaaatagattattatggtggaagatcaagtcttcataaattgttaaagaagatgggattttcatggacaactgttgatggacgaaaagctttgatagagaatgaaaacatagtattgcagcgaatagatttcttgagaaagtataaagaagaaaaagaaagaggtgccaatttcatattggttgatgaaacatggattttccagagaggcaaggcattaatttatttgaaaatttgttctgtggtccaatacaaagtatttcatttccatttcatatatttttcaggaactgtatcaaagtcatggcaggacaagagtctacaatctgcgaagagacgtactgttggagatg gtcagaagactgcagactaccatggcgagatgaatggggaaactttcttgatgtggtttgaagacatgttggtgcatcatgaggaacccagtgtcatcataatggacaatgcttcatatcacagcacccag atgggcgaggtgtgtggatcacgtggagaagctaattcaagcagactgggagagagaagtccacatagacagcggcaccattcctccactcatcatccacctcggcgaggatag
- the LOC134536647 gene encoding uncharacterized protein LOC134536647 isoform X3, whose product MVIGSGMGKATSSQRQMDIINVAQNLYVLIRKGDLKKCDVTQTTAFLLNIAKSTVLKYYKKDIEEVSTPGKKRKKRPQEGKSLDTVDDFTVNAIRNAIYRMYAEGLNVTVDTILKEIRERQIDYYGGRSSLHKLLKKMGFSWTTVDGRKALIENENIVLQRIDFLRKYKEEKERGTVSKSWQDKSLQSAKRRTVGDGKRFIVVNAGGRTGFVPGAGLLFVSGQKTADYHGEMNGETFLMWFEDMLVHHEEPSVIIMDNASYHSTQMGEVCGSRGEANSSRLGERSPHRQRHHSSTHHPPRRG is encoded by the exons atggtaattggttccgggatggggaaagctacttcttcgcagcgtcagatggacatcattaacgtcgctcagaacttatatgttttaattaggaaaggcgacttgaagaaatgtgacgttacgcagacgaccgcgtttcttctcaacatcgcaaagtcaactgttctcaa gtactacaagaaagacattgaagaagtttcaacaccaggaaaaaagaggaaaaaaaggccacaggaaggaaagtcacttgacacagtcgacgatttcacagtaaatgcaatcaggaatgcaatttacaggatgtacgctgaag gtttgaatgttacagtcgacaccattttgaaagaaatcagggaaagacaaatagattattatggtggaagatcaagtcttcataaattgttaaagaagatgggattttcatggacaactgttgatggacgaaaagctttgatagagaatgaaaacatagtattgcagcgaatagatttcttgagaaagtataaagaagaaaaagaaagag gaactgtatcaaagtcatggcaggacaagagtctacaatctgcgaagagacgtactgttggagatggtaaaaggtttattgttgttaatgctggagggcgcactggctttgtgccaggagcaggattactttttgtttcaggtcagaagactgcagactaccatggcgagatgaatggggaaactttcttgatgtggtttgaagacatgttggtgcatcatgaggaacccagtgtcatcataatggacaatgcttcatatcacagcacccag atgggcgaggtgtgtggatcacgtggagaagctaattcaagcagactgggagagagaagtccacatagacagcggcaccattcctccactcatcatccacctcggcgaggatag
- the LOC134536647 gene encoding uncharacterized protein LOC134536647 isoform X1: MVIGSGMGKATSSQRQMDIINVAQNLYVLIRKGDLKKCDVTQTTAFLLNIAKSTVLKYYKKDIEEVSTPGKKRKKRPQEGKSLDTVDDFTVNAIRNAIYRMYAEGLNVTVDTILKEIRERQIDYYGGRSSLHKLLKKMGFSWTTVDGRKALIENENIVLQRIDFLRKYKEEKERGANFILVDETWIFQRGKALIYLKICSVVQYKVFHFHFIYFSGTVSKSWQDKSLQSAKRRTVGDGKRFIVVNAGGRTGFVPGAGLLFVSGQKTADYHGEMNGETFLMWFEDMLVHHEEPSVIIMDNASYHSTQMGEVCGSRGEANSSRLGERSPHRQRHHSSTHHPPRRG, from the exons atggtaattggttccgggatggggaaagctacttcttcgcagcgtcagatggacatcattaacgtcgctcagaacttatatgttttaattaggaaaggcgacttgaagaaatgtgacgttacgcagacgaccgcgtttcttctcaacatcgcaaagtcaactgttctcaa gtactacaagaaagacattgaagaagtttcaacaccaggaaaaaagaggaaaaaaaggccacaggaaggaaagtcacttgacacagtcgacgatttcacagtaaatgcaatcaggaatgcaatttacaggatgtacgctgaag gtttgaatgttacagtcgacaccattttgaaagaaatcagggaaagacaaatagattattatggtggaagatcaagtcttcataaattgttaaagaagatgggattttcatggacaactgttgatggacgaaaagctttgatagagaatgaaaacatagtattgcagcgaatagatttcttgagaaagtataaagaagaaaaagaaagaggtgccaatttcatattggttgatgaaacatggattttccagagaggcaaggcattaatttatttgaaaatttgttctgtggtccaatacaaagtatttcatttccatttcatatatttttcaggaactgtatcaaagtcatggcaggacaagagtctacaatctgcgaagagacgtactgttggagatggtaaaaggtttattgttgttaatgctggagggcgcactggctttgtgccaggagcaggattactttttgtttcaggtcagaagactgcagactaccatggcgagatgaatggggaaactttcttgatgtggtttgaagacatgttggtgcatcatgaggaacccagtgtcatcataatggacaatgcttcatatcacagcacccag atgggcgaggtgtgtggatcacgtggagaagctaattcaagcagactgggagagagaagtccacatagacagcggcaccattcctccactcatcatccacctcggcgaggatag